The region CTCGGGGCGACGCCCTGGTGCACCTGCTGGCCGTCTTCGTCCAAAAGGAGTATGGAACAGGGTATCCCCCGGCACTCCTGTTCCACAAACCCGACGATGTGGAGGAGGAGTTCCGCCAGGCCGACACCGGTCGCCATCTCCTCCAGGATGCGCAGCCTGGCATGCTCGCGCAGGTCGTTGCGTTTGCGCTCGCTGATATCCCTGACGATGCTGAGGACCAGGCTCCGCCCTGCGTCCGTCATGGTCCGCGCATGGATTTCCACCGGCAGGACCGTCCCCCCCTTGGCACGGTAAACCGACTCGAAGACCGCTTCTCCCCGTTCCAGGACCGTGGCGGCGCCGGCAGCCGCAGAGGCTACGCATTCGGGCGTCTGCAGGTCGCGGAGATTCTTGCCCAGCAATTCGCCCTGGGTATAGCCGGTCATGTGGCACAGGGTCGTATTGACGTGCAGCAGGCGCCCCTCGCGATCCGTCAACAGGATGGCGTCGTTGGCGGCATCGACCTGCGCCGCCTTGAGCCGGACCTGCTCCTGCTCCTCCCGCAGGGACTTCTGCGCCGCCTGCAGGCGGTCCAGGTGGTTCAGCAGCAGGTGCATCAGCAAGAGGATGGCGAGGCTGAGGCCGGCCAGGACGGTTGTCTGCAAAACGGCTTTCTGCCGCCAGGAGTCCAGGAAGTCGTTCTGGTGCAGGGAGACCACCGCCACAACGGGAAAGCGGGAGATTCTGTGGTATGAAATGATGCGCGGGGACGTATCCCGCGGGCTCTGATAGCCGCGGAAGGTTCCGGCCGGGGCATGGGGGAGGTACCGCCGGAAGAGGTCGGATTGCCGAAAGTCGGTCGTATATGCGTTTTGAGCAAAGGGCTCATTCACCAGCGGCGCCCCGTCGGTCCGGACCAGGAGCACCTTGCCCCGCGGGCCGAGGCTCGTCGAGGTATAGAAGCGGTGGAAATAGTCGATCTCGAAGGCTGCCGCCACCAACCCCGAAAAGCTGCCGTCCGCCGCAACGAGCGGCCGGGTCATGGTGAACCGCCAGCGGTTGCTCAGCCGGCTCACGAGGGGGCGGCTGAAGAAGAGGCCGGCGTGGGTGGCGTCCCTGTTGAAGAGATAATACTCCCGGTCGGCGACGTTGATCTGCCGGGAAGGGAATTCCAGGGAATTGACCGTCATCGTTCCGTTGCGGTCGACGATGAAGAGCGCCCCGAGCTGGGGGGTGTCGCTTCCCTGCCGCCTGATGATGCGGAACAGGGTCAGCCGATCGACCCTGTCCACCCCGCCACGCTGCTCGATCTCGCCGACGATATCCTGCAGGGCGCGATCCGCCTCGGCAAAGGCGCTGCCGGCGTGCTCGCCGAGGGCGCGGGCGTACCCCTCGGACTGCTTTTCGGCAGCACCGATGATGGCGTGGCGTTCGGAAACCATGTGCCAGGCCGAAATGCCGATGACAACCAGCAACAGCAGCCCGACGACAAGCCTGACGCGTGTTTTGAACTGGGTGGTGGTAAGCGCGGGTCGCTGCCTCAACTGCCTCACGGGGGTGCTCCAGGTCGTATTATTACCTAATTCCAATAATGCAAATTTTGTATACTAACGCAAACTCGCATCGGCTGCCAGCAATAAAAGCCTTGTCGGAACACCCCCGGAACGGGATCCTATTTTTTGATCTGCCCCTGGATGCCGATGGTAACCTCGTTGTAGGGTATCTGCTTGCCGCTGGCGGCGATGGCCTGCCGGGCAGCCACGGCGATCCCGCCGCAGCAGGGCACTTCCATCTTCAACACCGTGACGCTCTTGATGTCGGAACGGATGAACAGCTCCGTCAGCTTCTGCTGATAGAACTGATTGTCGTCCAGCTTGGGGCAGCCCATGACAACGGCCCGCCCCTTGAGGAAATCCTCATGGTAACCGGCATAGGCCACCGGCACGCAGTCGGCGGTGATCAGCAGGTCGGCACCCTGGAAATAGGGGGCGCTGGTGGAGACGAGGTGCAGTTGCACCGGCCACTGGGCCAGCTGGCTCTGGCGGCTGCCGGTCGGTTCCGAAGCGGCCGCCTCCTGCGGACGGGCAAAGCTCATGGTGCGGGAACCGGGGCAGCCGCCGCCGTGATGGTGCGGGGTGGACGCGGCAGGTACCGATGGGGCGTGATGATGCGGCGCCGGTTTCCCCTGGCTTGCCAGGTGCTGCTCGACGGCGGCCTCATCGAAGGCGTCGGCCTCGCGCTCCTCCACCGTGATGGCGTCACGCGGGCACTCGCCCAGACAGGCCCCCAGGCCGTCGCACAGGTTGTCCGCCGAAAGCTGCGCCTTGCCGTCAACGATCCTTATGGCCCCTTCGGCGCAGGAGGGGACGCACAATCCGCAGCCGTCGCATTTGTCCTGGTCTATCTTCACGATCTTTCTCAGCATGTTTTTCTCCTTTTTTAAAAGTTTTCCTCTGCTTTTTGATTCAGCCTTTATCTCTGTGTTCCTCAGTGTCTCCGTGTCTCTGTGGCAGGTTTTGAATCTTACGATTTTCAGAAAAAATAGTGCCAGATGTAATCCAGCCGCCCCCGCAGCATCAGCCTCTTTCCGGAGTACGCCATGACCTCCTTCACCTTCGCCCGGTTCGCCTCGCTGTAGCAATGGATCCGGCACCGTTTGCAGGTCGGCTTCTCCGCCTCCAGAGGGCATTTTACCCGCCGGGCCACGGCATAGGCCATGAATGCGGCGCATTCGGCGCACAGACGACGCTCGCCCAGCCCCGCCGGAAGGGAAAACAACGAACTTTCGCCGGTCCCATGTCGGCCTGCGCAGTAGACCTCGACGAACGTGCCGATCAGCCTGATATCCTTTTTTTGATGCTTCGTAAGCGTTTCCATGGTTGCCATCATGCCCCATTCTCCCGAAATCTTATATGACAAAGATCAAATAAATCCCTTTTGCGGGTCCGGCCAAGCGAGCCTTATGCAAAACGCCATGAAGGAGACCGATATGCACGGCGCAAACGAGGGAGGGAACGAGGCGTACTGTCGGTACGTTGAGTTTCCGGGCGAGCGGCACCACAGCAGATCGGCCCCGCAACAGTTTTGCAAGAGGCTCGTTTTTTCCTTTGCCTCTCCCCCCGGATTACGGGTAATATGACCCGATTTCATCACTCCCCGGATTGCGGATTTGAGCCTATAGACCCCATGGCAGAGCAAAAGAAAGAAAAACTCACCAAAGAATTGCAGGGGATGGCGCTCGCCACGGTTGGCGTCTTCATCCTGCTGGCGTTTACGACCTTCAACGCCACCGATGTCTCCTTCAACAGCTACTCCAACGAGGGGGCCGTCCACAACCTGGGGGGACGCCTGGGCGCCCAGGTGGCCGACCTGTTCTTCATCTGCTTCGGCCTGGCCTCCTACCTGGTCCCCCTGGCCCTCCTCTACATGTCCTACACCCTGTTCCGCTTCAAGGAGATCCGTCTGCGCTCCTACAAGCTCTTGGCGTTTTTCGGGCTGATGTTCACCCTGGCCGTCCTGTTCGCCTTCTTCCGGGACAGGACCATGTTCCTGGGGCAGCAGGTCCCCACCGGCGGCGCCGTGGGAGTGGTCGCCGCCCGCCTGCTCCGGGGAACGGTCGGCGTCACCGGCTCCATGCTCGTGCTGCTGCCGCTTTTGGCGGCCTCGGTCATGATCCTGTCGCGCTTCTCCTTCGTCCTCTTCGCCGGCTGGTGGCTGGAAACCCTCAGGCATAAATGGCTCGCCTGGCAGGAACGCCGCGCCCACGGACTCAAGGAACGCCAGCGGGAAAAGGCCAAGCAGGAGGGGATGCCGGTTGCCGCGGCAGCGGCCGGGCCGGTCATCAAGCCGGCCACACCGCCGCCGGCCCCGGCCAATGTTTTCAAAAAGGAGAAGGCCAGGAAAAAGGAAGCCGAAAAGAGCGCCTCGGTCCAGGAATCCTTCGAGTTCATCAAGAGCGACGGCGATTTCCTCACCCCTCCCTTCTCCCTGCTGGACAACCCGCCGCCCACCGAGAAAAAGCTGGACCGGGACGCCCTGACCATGAACGCCCGGCTTCTGGAAAAAAAGCTCAAGGACTACGGCATCGACGGCGAGGTGGTGGAGATCTGCCCCGGCCCGGTCATCACCATGTACGAATTTTCCCCGGCCCCCGGCATCAAGATCAGCCGGATCGCCGGACTGGCCGATGACCTTACCATGGCGCTGCAGGCCATGTCGATCCGTATCGTGGCCCCCATTCCGGGCAAGGGGGTGGTGGGGATCGAGGTCCCCAACCGCGACCGGGACATGGTCTTCCTGCGGGAGATCTTCAACTGCGAGGAGTTCCACCACAACAAGATGAAGCTCCCCCTGGCCCTGGGCAAGGACATCGCCGGCCTCCCGGTGGTCACCGACCTGGGCAAGGCTCCGCACCTCCTGGTGGCCGGCTCCACCGGGTCGGGCAAGTCGGTCTCCATCAACACCATGATCCTCTCCCTGCTCTACACCGCCACGCCCCACGACGTGCGCATGATCATGGTCGATCCCAAGATGCTGGAATTCTCCATGTACGAGGGGATTCCCCACCTGCTGCTG is a window of Geobacter sp. FeAm09 DNA encoding:
- a CDS encoding ATP-binding protein; its protein translation is MLRKIVKIDQDKCDGCGLCVPSCAEGAIRIVDGKAQLSADNLCDGLGACLGECPRDAITVEEREADAFDEAAVEQHLASQGKPAPHHHAPSVPAASTPHHHGGGCPGSRTMSFARPQEAAASEPTGSRQSQLAQWPVQLHLVSTSAPYFQGADLLITADCVPVAYAGYHEDFLKGRAVVMGCPKLDDNQFYQQKLTELFIRSDIKSVTVLKMEVPCCGGIAVAARQAIAASGKQIPYNEVTIGIQGQIKK
- a CDS encoding nitrous oxide-stimulated promoter family protein; protein product: MMATMETLTKHQKKDIRLIGTFVEVYCAGRHGTGESSLFSLPAGLGERRLCAECAAFMAYAVARRVKCPLEAEKPTCKRCRIHCYSEANRAKVKEVMAYSGKRLMLRGRLDYIWHYFF
- a CDS encoding ATP-binding protein, which gives rise to MRQRPALTTTQFKTRVRLVVGLLLLVVIGISAWHMVSERHAIIGAAEKQSEGYARALGEHAGSAFAEADRALQDIVGEIEQRGGVDRVDRLTLFRIIRRQGSDTPQLGALFIVDRNGTMTVNSLEFPSRQINVADREYYLFNRDATHAGLFFSRPLVSRLSNRWRFTMTRPLVAADGSFSGLVAAAFEIDYFHRFYTSTSLGPRGKVLLVRTDGAPLVNEPFAQNAYTTDFRQSDLFRRYLPHAPAGTFRGYQSPRDTSPRIISYHRISRFPVVAVVSLHQNDFLDSWRQKAVLQTTVLAGLSLAILLLMHLLLNHLDRLQAAQKSLREEQEQVRLKAAQVDAANDAILLTDREGRLLHVNTTLCHMTGYTQGELLGKNLRDLQTPECVASAAAGAATVLERGEAVFESVYRAKGGTVLPVEIHARTMTDAGRSLVLSIVRDISERKRNDLREHARLRILEEMATGVGLAELLLHIVGFVEQECRGIPCSILLLDEDGQQVHQGVAPSLPEFYNRAVEGRRAGQWLLPGGTDGRRYRRMIVEDVGVHPSWRDFQPAREAGLRACWAEPVLSSEDELLGAVALYCREPRTPDRFEIQMIETAAHLASIAIGRFRVEERRNHLEVQLRHVQKIEAIGQLAGGIAHDFNNLLTPILVYAEMMRNKLASDDPLRSKVQGIISAACKARDLTQQLLSFGRKQMLTIQPVDLNGIIGTFQDILRRTIRESIAIKIRLAPGTVAILADRGQIEQVLLNLAVNAQDAITGNGTITVETGHVVLDNEYARLHPGMRPGPYALLAFSDNGCGMDDETLVHIFEPFFTTKQVGHGTGLGLATVYGIIKQHEGYITVRSGRGEGTTFCLYLPLSRHEPAITEPEPDVAAAGGAPGGGNIMVVEDNDMVREMAVELLESAGYRVLVAGHPAAARELARRNGAAIDLLVTDVVMPEMNGKDLYGYLHESLPELRVLYISGYANEPFVHDGTLEEGIDFLQKPFTAERFLERVRQALR
- a CDS encoding DNA translocase FtsK, which codes for MAEQKKEKLTKELQGMALATVGVFILLAFTTFNATDVSFNSYSNEGAVHNLGGRLGAQVADLFFICFGLASYLVPLALLYMSYTLFRFKEIRLRSYKLLAFFGLMFTLAVLFAFFRDRTMFLGQQVPTGGAVGVVAARLLRGTVGVTGSMLVLLPLLAASVMILSRFSFVLFAGWWLETLRHKWLAWQERRAHGLKERQREKAKQEGMPVAAAAAGPVIKPATPPPAPANVFKKEKARKKEAEKSASVQESFEFIKSDGDFLTPPFSLLDNPPPTEKKLDRDALTMNARLLEKKLKDYGIDGEVVEICPGPVITMYEFSPAPGIKISRIAGLADDLTMALQAMSIRIVAPIPGKGVVGIEVPNRDRDMVFLREIFNCEEFHHNKMKLPLALGKDIAGLPVVTDLGKAPHLLVAGSTGSGKSVSINTMILSLLYTATPHDVRMIMVDPKMLEFSMYEGIPHLLLPVVTEPKKASLALKWAVNEMERRYKLMANKGVRNIESYNKKLAGEAQELEELGAIPEAEIIEELEEIVEEGEAVVDPLPFAVDAEEELEHSHLPYIVVIVDELADLMMVAGREVEEHIARLAQKARASGIHLILATQRPSVDVITGLIKANLPSRISFQVSSKVDSRTILDCNGAESLLGAGDMLYMPPGTSKLQRIHGAFVSDAEVQRVVDFLKKQGKPVYEKSILEMKDTDEKGGDGEDEELDERWEDALRLVAETKQASISMVQRRLRIGYNRAARIIEMMEREGMVAPSDGTSKPREIYTDIIQAYLNSQLTR